Genomic segment of Eleutherodactylus coqui strain aEleCoq1 chromosome 1, aEleCoq1.hap1, whole genome shotgun sequence:
AGGTGAGGAATGCCACAGCTTGTTGGTGAAGCGAGCCAGGGGTAATGTTTCGTGCATGAGCATTGTGTAGATGCTGCCCTACACCCAACACCAAGTTACACATTGTGCAAGTGCTTTCAGCTAAACAAGGCAGCCACATGGCTGGACAAAAAGCAACAGCTTGCAGCCGGCAGGGGTTCAGACACCATCTCTAGCCAATAGAGGGAGACAAGCATTTGAATTGAGGGCATTAGACCAATTAGAGTTCAGACATGTGACTGGGATTTATTAATGGGGAATTGAGCCTATTCACATAATTCCATTCTTTGTGGTGTCTTTTGTATTGAGTGTGCAGACTCCCTTCCCCCATGCCTCGCCCATTAGAACAGCCTCCTGCCCATGCTGCGAGACttaacactcccattcatttgtTCATTGCTGTGCTGTCCAACCTTTTGTTTGGTTGTGATTTATCCATATACATTGGTAGTGCCGTATGCTGCCTTTAAATACATGAATAAGCCTGAGACTGCTAATCAGCAAATCCTTGTGTAATAAATGTTGCCATTTGGGTTTGATTTCACTTTAATGTTTGATACTGAAGAATGCTAATATACAAAGTTGCAATTATGactaataatgcactattttaagAGATCATGTCAATTTTGTAAGCACTGACTATCCTAATATTTGAATTTATGAACAATAAtttgggctatatatatataatttataattttttttttttttttttttccttaacagAAGAGGATGATGAAATTGATGTGGTGACTGTGGGGAAAAGGAAGTCTTATCATGGTCGTCAGCCAGTGACCATAACGGTGAGAGCCGACCCATCGGACACTGCAACAAAACTCTTCCACATATCTATCCACCAGCAGCAACATAACTATGCTGCACGCCTGCCCCCTGAGCCCAGTACTACCTCTCCGCAGGACTGTCCGTCTCCCACTGCAGAAGAGCCTGGAGAAGTCAGTTGTCCTTCAGTACAGCCCTGCAGCCCCTCTGCACCCGACTCCCCTACTGCTTCAGGAGGCTCAGACAGTGAAGATCTGGCCAAAAGGAAGAATCACAACTACATGGAGCGCAAAAGGAGGAATGACTTGCGATCGCGGTTCTTGGCACTTAGAGAAGAAGTGCCTGGGCTGGCCCATGCTTCCAAAACCCCCAAAGTAGTGGTTCTGAGCAAAGCTACAGAGTATTTGCAAAGTTTGGTTAGTGCTGAACAGCAGCTTGTAGCAGAGAAATTAAAACTTCGTACTCGCCACCAGCAGCTCATGAGGAGGATCTCCCAGTTGAAGAGCCGTTAAGAGGGACACTTGGCAGGATACTGCCTGGCATATTTGCACATTTGTGAAGCTATGTCTTGGGATTGCACAACTGAGACTTTCACTTCTGGGTTAGTGCTCCATAATGCACTACTGGAGAAGAGACTGGTGGTATCGGGTGAATCTATGTGGTTCCTCAGGTTCTACACCTGAATTCTATCCTCTTTCCACAAAGAATTTGGACTTTCTACATAGACTATTTTTCTTCATCTTTAAGGGACCTCAGGGGTACAACTGTAGCTCTTCTACAGGCTAACCCTTCATGCATGTCCGGTCACCTCGCAGGGGACTAACTCTATCTTGCCCAGTTAAAGTCCATTAAATCACCTTTTGTATTTGTTCTGTAATGCACTTTATGCACCTACTATTGCCAGATTATGGTCTACACATCTTCCTGCTCGCTTCTAGTTCAAATAAGTTTTCCGTAGTTGaatttatgctgcaggataccatgtaGTTGGTGTTCTTTGGCAAAAATTACAATGTGGTACCAGTCATAGTATGATATGACTGATCTTCTGCAGGGAAAATATAAGTAGACTTTGAGGACTGCCATATCATTGTGGAGGGTACATTTTGGGACTGTCTGGTGTGAACCACTCTATACCTCACTCTTGTCACTTTACACTCGTTTGTCTGTGACTTTTGTTTTGTACTTTTCTTTGAACTTGCTGCTGCCTGCTGAATTTTGTACTGAATGAGATTTATACTGTATTTTTGTACATCTTTTGCATAACTGATTTCTAAAATAAAACGTGGCAACCGAGGACAGGTGAATATTATGTTCATATGTAATGTTTTAAATGGTCAATTCTTTCCATTTCTACTGCTGCATAGGGCAGGGGGAAGCTTCAATCTTTACCTGTcagtaagggtacattcacataggggggggggggggcggaggggggaTTAAGACTGGTATTTCAAATGCTGGGCTTAATAGGCTCCCTGACAGAGCATGATGCACCCTAATGCATGAAAAGGCGCATGCCTCTTCATGCATTAGATGCATTTCAGCCTGTGACTACTCAGAAATGCATGACCACTAGCATCTggagtagatttctggtataatggATGttaatttctggcataaattatgcataAATGTGGTGGTATAGGGCGgtctaaaaaaacacaagttttgtgGAGCAGTGTAGAGGACAAAACTGCAAAATGTTTGCACAACCTAGCATTGTGCAAAAAATGTTGTTATGCCTAGTTCTTGATGTAACACTCTGGAAAAGACGTATAAACCATGTCCAGGGTTTTACCACAACCTCTTAAAACTATGTGCCAGATGTAGCCATGGAGCGAACATAGACTTTTTACTAAAACTGAGATCAAAGCTACAAATCTATGATCTCTATTTCAGCCGTTTTTTGGCACTTGTGCAGAACACAAGAGGGTATGCGGTTTGTGTAGCAGAAGTGCCAAAAGCAGACCAAACATTGCAGTTTAGGCTTCAGTTTTGGAAATAACCTATTATTTTGTCCAGTAGCAGTTTGGCAATCCAGACAGAACCCTGGGATGTAGTGTAAAACACTGAATGGGACCCTTCACTGACCtctttaagggtacattcacacatagcggaaatgcaGTGCATTTTCCActacatggaaattctgcagattTTCTCATCACCTGACTGGTGGCACTTGGTAGCAGTTGCTGGGTGAGGGATGTGCCCTGTAGTGGGCACTCAGTATTCCAAGATGAGAGGTGCAACATTGcaggaatctgctgcagatccacagctaAAACAGTCATAATCCGGACCAATGGTGGTTTTTGAaagtttttgatgtggattttgccatggaaaatctgcagcatttctgttacgtgtgaacatacccttctaTGTAGTTCATGTGTTTTCTAGTTGCAAATTATTAAAGGTCAAAGAGCAAGGGTGCTATAAAATGAGCCTGGCAATTATTGGAAAAGCAAGAGTGCTAGAAGCAGCTGCCATTTCTCATATAATGGCAGCCTTAGGCTATGTCCATACAGAGCAAACTTGTAGCAGTAAAGTGGATGGGACTTTCAAAATCT
This window contains:
- the MYCL gene encoding protein L-Myc, which translates into the protein MDLGCYNTHYFYDVDLKEDFYRHIAPSEDIWKKFELVPGCPQSNAGCLGESGTEWGSEIMDLGWESPVKLSGLSSVVLLRDCMWSGFSTREHLEKVISERFSCAPSRPASTTKPVPDPEVLDPAVSPAEQTAIVPTPVPEKIPHSSGSESTSDSEEDDEIDVVTVGKRKSYHGRQPVTITVRADPSDTATKLFHISIHQQQHNYAARLPPEPSTTSPQDCPSPTAEEPGEVSCPSVQPCSPSAPDSPTASGGSDSEDLAKRKNHNYMERKRRNDLRSRFLALREEVPGLAHASKTPKVVVLSKATEYLQSLVSAEQQLVAEKLKLRTRHQQLMRRISQLKSR